The following nucleotide sequence is from uncultured Draconibacterium sp..
TAGCAATTTCCAATTTAGGGTCATAATTATTGCTAACGGTGATGGTAAGTTTTGTTGCTGATTATGGGCTATTTCCTTGTCAGGCCGGTACAATTTTGATGCGAGCTACAAACGTAGAGTTTACCACTAATTCAGCAATTGAAATTACCACATGTTATAGCCATGTGCTTTGTTTTCAGTCATTGTATCAACTGTTCATTTTGTATCTGTTTCCCAAAATACTTTTGTAGCAAATTCTCTACTTTTGTTATTTCAAAGGGTTTCGAAATATAATCGTTACAACCTGACTCCAATGCTTTTTCCATATCACCTGAAAGAGCATATGCGGTTTGGGCGATTATTACGACATCCTTGTTAAATTTCCGAATTTTGTGTGTTGCTTCATAGCCATCCATTAACGGCATTTTTATATCCATAAGAATTAAATCGATATCAGAATACTTTTGACAAAGTTCAAGAGCTTTACCTCCTGTTTCAGCCTCCATTATTTCTTTGCCAAAATTACTGACTAAAAGGTGAAGATATTTACGAGAGGTTTCATCATCATCGGCTATTAGTATTTTTAGTTTTCTTTTTAATGATTTTGGCTTTTCGTATTTGGATGAGTTCTCTTTTTCTGCAGATGCATTATCGGCTATATGCCTCTTTACAGGCAAGGTAATATAAAATGTTGAGCCTATTCCTTCCTTGCTTTCCACCCAAATTTTTCCACCCAGCATTTCAACATATGATTTAGCAATGGCAAGTCCCAAGCCTGAACCTTCAAAAACCATCTTATCTGCAATATCTGCTTGCTCAAATCGATTGAAAATTGCGTCTTGCCGATGAGCCGGAATTCCGATTCCTGTATCTTTTACATACAATTCAATAAAAGAGTGATTTAATCTGCAACCAACCTTTACCGTTCCCGATTCGGTATATTTTATTGCATTTTTTATTAGGTTTGAAATTATAGAGTCCAGCTTATCCTTGTCAGTTTCTATATGCCTTTTATTATCTGGCAACAATAAATCGATCATTAGATTCAGACCTTTCTTATTTGCTTCAGGTTTAAAAAAATGAACCATTTCTTCCACCTCTTTATTAATATCTATTTTCAGGTTTCTAACACTAATAATTCCCGCTTCAATTTTTGAGACTTCAACAATGTCGTTTACCGTATTCAGCATACGCTGTCCGCTTTTATGTACTATTTTTATAAAGTTCTCTCGCTTCTCACTATTTAAATCAGGATTTAAAAGTAGGTTAGTAAAACCCAATATACCATTCATCGGGGTGCGTATTTCGTGACTCATATTTGCCAGAAATGCCGATTTTAAACGGTCGCTTTCTTCTGCTTTTTCTTTGGCCTTTATTAATTCTTTCTCAAAAAGTTTACGCTCAGTTATGTTTTTATCAATACCCCTGTATCCAACAAGTTTTCCTTCATCATTTAAAATCGGGAGCCCATTGGTAAGCACGCAAATCAATTCTCCGTTCTTCCCGATCTTCCAGTTTTCCAAATCTTTTATTGGTTGTTTTTTTGCTGCTATTTCAGAAAAAATGGAGGCAACCCTTTTTGCTTCATCTTCCGGCATAAAATCGAATGGGGTTTTACCTATGATTTCTTCCTCTGGTACTTCAAAAAAATCGATGCTTTTATGTGAGCTAGAGATATATTTTCCATCCTTATCAATTTCCCAAACCCAGTCAGCACTGCTGAAAACAATGGCTCTGAACCGTTCTTCGCTTTTCATCAATGCTTTATTTAACTGCTCCTGTTCCAATTTCTGTAAGGTTATTTCGCTAATAAGTTGTGTCATATTCAGCAAAAAATCCATAGCAATTTTCACTTTCTCCTTCGAAACAATCGGCACATTTTCGAGCGCTCTGAGATATTCTTGTTCATTAAACCCAAATTTTTTTGCTTGTTTTTTAAAATAATTCCGATTGGGTTCTTCAAAAAAGAATTGGCCTGAAAATAAGTTGGCAATATGTTCACCTTTAATGATTAGAGGTACTGCTACATCGACCAACCCATTTAAACATTTATAAAAATGGTATTTTTTAACCGGTCCCATTTCGTTAGCCAATACAGTATCGCTAACTGTACAGTTTTTTGAACTTTCCAGATTAACCCTATGAAAATGGGTACAAATATGTCTCCACCCTGATTTTGACAGCACATTCCCTTGTAAGTCTAAAATAGCCGTAACGAATCCGGTAGATTGATTAAATCCCTCAAGGAGTTTATTTACTTCCTCAAAATCGACTAAATTAAGAATATTGATTTTTGCGGCCATAGTTTCATCTATTGAATTAAACCAGAAAGGATTACCTAACCTTTGTAAGATACAAAATTATCTTCAACTGTTGCACTGTCTACTTAGTTGGTTTTTTAGCATTAGCTATAACGGTCACTTCAAGTTGTCAGGGCGGATTTCGGAGCGTATTCCTGTCCGCCAACTGCGCCTGCAATATGTTCTTTGTTATTAGGTTGCGTAATTTATTTGTCATTTTCTTTCGTCCAATCTCTATAAATGTAATCTAAACCGTCTTGCCAGTTAATAAGAAAATTATTGTCATGGTCTCGATTTGCAACTACTTCATGCTTAAAATCCAACAAATCGTTATCCCACTGACCAAATTGACTGCAAAACGTATTAAAAAATTCCAATTGTTTTGCTTGGTCACTACTTCCGATTGAAGTATAAAGTGTTTTTTTCGTTTTTAAGTTTCTTGTGAAAGAATCTATCAATTCATCGTTATACATATCCAAACGATATGGACTACCAGATAAAAATATATTGAATAAATCCTGTCCAGTCAATAGAGTATAAATGACAAAATTTCCAGCCATTGAATATCCAATTAAAGCTCTGTTTTCATTCGTTGTGTATTTATTGTCAATGTACGGAATTAGTTCTTTTGTAATAAAATCTAAAAAATTAACTCCATTAGCTTTGGGATTTAAGTCATATCCTCTATCAATATTGGGAATGCCTACAATTATTGCTTCTGGAATTTCTTCATTCTGTGCCTTTAATTCAGCAATGGCTGAATAGCTATTAAATATTATTTCTCCGTCCAAAACATAGTGTACAGGAAAGTCTAAATCCGTGTTTTCATAATTTTCTGGTGTTTTAATGAAGATTTCTCTTTCTTGATTTAAGATTTTAGAATCAAAAATCATTTTTTCACCAATACAAATAGGTTCAGAAACTTGTCCGAAAAGTGAAGTGCTCACAAGAAGAACATTTAGTAAGATTATAATTTTAATTTGGTTCATTGTTTTGGTTTTTATTATGCAATCTAACGTATATATATGTCTAAGGTGCATATATACATCACTAGCTATTACTTCCGCAAGTCGTTGTTATTGTTTGCCTTATCCTCAAATATCCGGTCTAACGGGCTTTTTATTTTGTGCAGAGAACTTTTGCTTACGTGCATGTAAATCTCTGTGGTTTTTGTCGGGCCATGACCAGGTAATTCCAGCAAATACCGAAGGTCGTTTCCTTTTTCAAGCTTTATTTCAGGGTGCGTATTCAACAGTTATATTCTTTATTGCATTAAATATAAAAATAATAATACCAAGCAGGGAAATGCCGGACAATTATCTTTGCCTTATCTCTTTTAACCTGCTCAATGGAGCAAAACCACTCGTTCACCTGGCTTTTTGCCTCAACAAGCTCCCTTTTTGCCCGGAATTTCTGGCTTTTACCCGGAAAGTTCTTGCTTCGGGGTAGAAGATCCTGGCTTCTAGCTGGAAAATTCTCGTCAAAAGCTCAAATTTCCTCGCTTTTAGCCTGCTTATTCTGCCTGTTAGCCAGAATTGGATGGCTTTTAGCAAAACAATCGGCACTTGTAGCAAGCATAATGCAAGTCAGGGCAATAACGGGCTGGCTTTTAATCCGATTTGGGCTGGCTAAATAAGGGAAAGCGGAAGGAATTACAAATTAATTGGCTGTGGCAGAAGTAGCGCGCTTACCACGCGGGAAACGGCTGGCCAGTTCGCGGGCGGCATTTTCGGCACCGGGCTGCCCCATATCGGCGGCATTCTTTAACACCTTATAAACCGCCAAAGTAGAGCTATAGGCCTCGCTTCCGGCCAAAATCATACTATCGTCCAACTCGGAAGTTAAACGTTGTAACTGGTTAAAAATTACCCGAATATCTTTTACCGCATTAAAATCGAGTTCCGCTTCCGGAACATCAATAAATGCAGGCATATATTGCGGATATTCCTGTGCATATTCAATGGCCTTTTCAACAAAAGACACTGTTTTATCACCCATTTTGGGCATCTCCATACGCTCTTCGGCCGTAAGGGTTATCAACTTTGGTTCGAGAATCGACACCAGGGTTTGAATAGCGGTATTAACATCGCTTTTATCCTGTTCGCTTAATTGAAAAGAAAATTTGTCAGTCATTTTGCATTTTTTTTTGTGTGAAAATCAGGGACATGCTTTATGGTGTCACCCATCCAACACCCGCAGGTCCGGTTAATTTTTAAAGGGTTTCCGCTTTCCTTGTAATGGATTTTAATGCCGGGGGCAGAAAGAATCCATCTGTAAGTTATGACATTATTCGACTTATGTCAAGTTATATTATGAATAAACTGCTCGCACTCAAAGACTTCCTTATGAATTTCCGGACCTTTGGTCCTTTACCATATCAGGGGGCAGAGTCCCGGTATGCTCCAGCATCGTCAGTAAGGGCGATGCTAATTAATCGTATACCAGAAAAACAATGTCCCGCAGGGCCTAAATCCGAATAACCGTGTGTAAAACGCACGGTAAACAATCACTAGCCCCGAATGGGGTTGAATGGTATTTTAAGAATCTGCCACGGGTGCTGCCGGCGGTTATTTATGGTTACACTTTCTGGACAAAGCCCCCACTACCCTGAAAAACAACACCCTGAGACACAACAATTACCCTTTTGTGATACTTCTGTGATAAACCCAAACTACCTTTCGCCTGTTCAACAAAGAAAACAATAGCATGGAAAAAGCATTGATCATTGAAGACGACAAGGATATTTCCGAATTGGTAGCCATTCACCTGGCAGATATGGATTTGGAAGTTGACAAAGCTTTCGACGGAAAAGACGGATTAATGAAGGCGCTGAACAACCAATACCGCTTTATTTTGCTCGATCTCCGGCTTCCGCTACTCGACGGTTTTGAGATTTGTAAACGCCTGCGAATGGAAAAAGTAAATACACCAATATTAATGTTGACATCGAAATCGGAAGAGATCGATAAGGTACTCGGGCTTGAAATGGGTGCCGACGATTACATCTCGAAACCCTTTGGTATTCGCGAATTGCTGGCACGTATAAAAGCGGTGCTCCGGCGTTACGATTCGGCACAAAATACGAATGATAAAGAGGAAAAAGAAATTCGTTTCGATGATCTGTATATTAATGTAGGGATGCGTATTGTCGAACTAAACGGAAACAGGATTGAGCTTTCGCCAAAAGAATTCGATCTGCTGATTCACCTGGCATCGCACCCCGGACGAACGTACAGCCGCATGCAATTACTGAACCAGATTTGGGGTTACGAGTTTGAAGGATTTGAGCACACCGTTAATTCGCATATTAACCGTTTACGCTCGAAGATAGAGACGAATATGAACGAGCCGCAATATATACTTACCACCTGGGGAGTTGGATACAAATTCAGAGAAAACTAAAAGCAAAACATTATGAAACGAGCATGAATTTTTATTCTTCAATTTCACAAACAAGAAGAATTTAAATTCATCGGGAGTTACATCGAATACAAATGAAATAAACAATTTTAATGAGATGAAACGAGCATGAATTTTTATTCTTCAATTTCACAAACAAGAAGAATTTAAATTCATCGGGAGTTACATCGAATACAAATGAAATAAACAATTTTAATGAGATGAAACGAACATGAATTTTTATTCTTCAAATTCACAAACAGGAAGAATTAAAATTCATCGGGAGTTACATCGAATACAAATGAAATAAACAATTTTAATGAGATGAAAACAAAGATATTTAACCGTTTATACCTACAAGTGTCAGCCATATTCTTGCTGGTGCTATTTATGTTTACGGCCATTGCGCTGTATATTTCGGTACAGTCGTCGGCCAAATACTCGGTCGAGGTTAACCAGCGCCTGAACCGCAACCTGGCAACCAGCACCGTTGAAGTGATTCAGCCGCTAATGAAAGACGAAATTGCCAGCGACGAGGCCATTGCCGACCTGATGCACTCGATGATGGTGATTAATCCCATTGTCGAAGTCTATCTACTCGATCCCAATGGCAAGATCCTAAATTATGTAGCTCCTGATAAAGTGGTAAAACTCGAACGCGTAAACCTGGAGCCGATCAGGGAATTTATTGCCGATCCGGATCACAGTATTATTTACGGCGACGATCCTCGGAATCCGGGTGAGTTTAAAACCTTCTCGGCCGCCGCCATTATCGAAGACGGTGTATTAAAAGGATACATTTATATTGTTTTGGCCAGCCAGGAATATGTTTCGGCCGCACAAACTGTAATCGGTAGTTATATCCTGGGTTTATCCATTCGCTCGGTTATCATTATTCTTATCATTTCGGCACTGGTGGGTTTGCTTGCCATTTGGCTTATCACCAAAAAACTAAACCCGATTATTGATGGAATTCAGGAATTTAAAAAGGGGAACCTCGAATCGCGAATTGCGGTTAAAAGCGAAGGAGAACTCGACCGGATTGCTTTGGTTTTTAACCAGATGGCCGACACCATCGAGCAAAACATTCGCGAATTGGAAGGCATTGATAATCTTCGGCGCGAGCTGATCAGCAATGTATCGCACGATTTGCGTACGCCGGTTGCCTCTATCCAGGGTTATGCCGAAACATTGATACTGAAAGAGGACAATATCTCGGATGAAGAACGGAAAAAATACCACCAGATCATTTTTAAAAGTTGTGGCCGTTTACAACGATTGGTGGAAGAACTGTTCGAATTATCGAAACTGGAAACCAACCAGATCGAGCTGCACACCGAGCCATTTTCCATTTCGGAACTGGTGTACGATATTGTAAATAAATACCGTATACTGTCTCAAAAGAAAGGTATTAATATTGATACGGTGATGGCGAAAAATGTTCCTGTGGTAGAAGCCGATATTTCGTTGATCAACCGGGTGTTGCAAAACCTGATCGATAATGCCATGAAATTTTGCCGCGAAGGCGACAGTATAAAAATAGAAATTGATACCAAGGAACCTGAAAAAGTAGAAATCCGTGTGGTGGATTCCGGACCGGGGATTAAACAGGAAGATCTGCCGAACGTTTTCCAGCGATACTTTAAAGGCCGTAACGACGAGAACAGTACCGGCCTCGGGCTGGCCATTGTTAAAAAGATCATTGATCTGCACCATTCACACATCAGGGTGCAAAGTCAATACGGAAAAGGAGCCAAATTTATCTTCAATCTGCCCAAAGCATTTACGGCGTAAAAATATATTTGAAACATTCACCACTAATCAACTGAGACACCGGTCTGTCTGTCAACATCCTTTTTAATTCACAACCTCCTAAAAACCAAATCCCCACCAATCACAGAACCATTAAAAAACTTTATAAAAGCTTGAAATCCTTGTGACTTTGTTGTGATACTTTCTTCGGAATTTTGTTGTGAGTTAACATTAAAATCAAAAAAAATGAAAGCATTACGATTTACAATGGCAGCAGCTTTGGCTGTAATCCTTTTTACAAGTTGCGAAAAAGACGAATTGATGGAACCGGATACAAAAAGCGGGATGCTACCCGAGGTTGTTCCGGCAAAAATGTACACGATAACGGTTGAAAACATTTCGGTACCCTACCACTATTTTGAGGCAGGTGCCGAGTTTGGCGTTACCGGCGGCGATGCTACTCCTCCGGCACATCCCGGCGAGACCATTACGGTTCATTTTCATGCCGGACCAAGTCACAAATTATCATTTGCCTCGATGTACGGCGCATCAAACGACTGGTTTTATGCCCCCGGAGATGATGGAATTGAACTCTATCCCGGAGGATCGGCCCTGGAAGGCGACATTACAAGTATGATTTATTTATGGGATGCCGGAACGGAAGTTGACGGATCGACAACAGACGAAGAGGAAAGTAATCCTATTGGCATGGTTTCCACAACAGAAGAAAACATTGAGGTATTGCTGGATTACAACGGTGAAAGTATGTTTACACTAACGATCAATGTACTTCCGGGATCGGCAACACCACTATCTCCGGTTGCATGGGTGGTTCATTCAATGGATCAACACCCGATTTTTACGGATGGTGAGCTGGATTACGGAATGGGATTGGAAGCTTTGGCTGAAACAGGAAATGCCGGTCCGCTTGGTGAATACCTGGAAATGCATAGCGGTTATGTATCGCCTGTGGCTCCCGTACTTTGGGCAGTGCATGCAAAAGACGAAATGCCCATCTTTACCAACAACACAGCCGACCGTGGAGAAGGATTGGAGCTATTGGCCGAAACAGGAAATCCCGGTGATTTGGCGGCCAGTCTTCTTGGCATGGGATATCATGCAGGAGCTTATGCTATTCCTGACGGGAAAAACAGTGCAGGGCCACTTTTCCCCGGCGATAAATACACCTTTAGCATTGATGCAAAACCCAATCAGTATTTAAGTATTGCCAGTATGTTGGGTAACTCCAACGATATCTTCTTTGCCTTTGGCGACAGTGGTATTAAGTTGAACTTTGGAAACGATGCTCAGGACATTACCCACGAACTGATGTTGTGGGATGCCGGAACTGAAGTAAATGAGTACCCGGGAACAAAATCAATGGATGAAGATGAAGGTGGCGCAGTTCGTTTGCTTGACGATGGCTTCATGTATCCCGACGTAGATAAAATTATTAAGGTAACAATCAGCAAAAGCAAATAAGCGAGGAAAAATGTGAGTAAAGAATCCGCCGGTGAACGCCGGTGGATTTTTTTATTTCTTTTTTAGACGGTTAGTGCCAAAACAAGCCATCTCACGTTCAGGGAAACCTACATCGAAAAAGAATTTCGAATGATGATTAACGATTTTTGATCGCAGAATGAGTAGGCAGTAAGCAAAAAACAGTCGGCAAAAGTAATGTGTTCTATGTGTCTAATGTGGTTAAAAACAGCTTTGAGTCTTTGTGACTTTGTGTTTAAACTTCTACTTTCAGCGCTAATCACCTAAATCAGTGTTATTTGCGTTCAAAACTTTTATTGTTTTTTCAATCGATTCGCGCCAAAACAAGCCATCTCACGTTCAGGGAAACCTACATCGAAAAAGAATTTCGAATGATGATTAACGATTTTTGATTGCAGAATGAGTAGGCAGTAAGCAAAAAACAGTCGGCAAAAGTAATGTGTTCTATGTGTCTAATGTGGTTAAAAACAGCTTTGAGTCTTTGTGACTTTGTGTTTAAACTTCTACTTTCAGCGATAATCACCTAAATCAGTGTTATCTGCGTTCAAAACTTTTATTGTTTTTTCAATCGATTCGAGCCAAAACAAGCCATCTCACGTTCAGGGAAACCTACATCGAAAAAGAATTTCGAATGATGATTAACGATTTTTGATCGCAGAATGAGTAGGCAGTAAGCAAAAAACAGTCGGCAAAAGTAATGTGTTCTATGTGTCTAATGTGGTTAAAAACAGCTTTGAGTCTTTGTGACTTTGTGACTTTGTGTTTAAACTTCTACTTTCAGCGATAATCACCTAAATCAGTGTTATCTGCGTTCAAGATTTTATTGTTTTTTCTTTTGCTCGTACGACTTACGGTGTTTGTGCTGGCTAGTTCCTTTTTTGTATTTATGAAATTTCCCGTGTTTGTTCTTTTTTCCTTTTGAAGGAGTTCTCCATTCCGGGCCTTCTCCAAACTCTTCGGGTAGCGGAATTTTAAATACTTCGCGCTCAATCAGCTCCTCAATACGATGGAACTTGTACATGTCGTCTTCGTTCACCAGTGTAAGCGCCACACCAGTTGAATCGGCACGGGCAGTACGTCCAACGCGGTGCACATAATCTTCGGCATCGCCCGGTACATCGTAGTTAATTACCAGGTTGATGTCTTTAATATCGATACCGCGGCTCATTACATCGGTTGCCACTAAAATACGAATGCGTCTTGAGCGAAATCCATTCAGCACACTTTCGCGGTCTTTCTGTTCCAGATCCGAAGAAATAGCTTCGGCATCAAAACCTTTCTTTTTTAGCCTTTTTGCTAATTCGTTGGTTACCCGCTTGGTTGAGCAGAAAATAATAACACTGCTGTAATCCGGGTTCTCCGAAATAAGGTGCGCCACCAAATCGCCCTTTTGTTTATCGTAAATAAGGTACGCGGCCTGCAACACGCCTTCTGCCGGTTTCGACATAGCGATGTTTATCTCTTTTGGTTTATTGAGAATCTCTGATGCCAGCTTCCTGATTTTTGGTGCCATGGTTGCGCTGAACATCAGCGTTTGACGCTCTTTTGGCAGGTACGAAATAATCTTTGTAATGTCTTCGTAAAACCCGATATCGAGCATTCGGTCGGCCTCATCGAGAATCAGAAATTCGATCTTATCAAATTTTACGTATCCCAGGTTCAGGTGCGAGATCAGTTTCCCGGGGGTGGCAATAATAATATCGGCTCCTTTGGTAAGTGCTCTTTTTTGTTGGCCCCATTCGTCGCCATCGCCACCGCCATACAAGGCTATGGAATGAATACCCATGGTATAGCCAATTCCCTGCACCTGATGATCAATTTGCATGGCCAGCTCACGTGTTGGAACAATAATCAGTGTTGATGTTTCTCCACCAGGTAAATCGGCTATTAAATCGAGTATAGGCAGTAAAAAAGCAGCGGTTTTTCCTGTTCCTGTTTGTGCGCAGGCGATCAGGTCTTCACCATCAAGGATTACCGGGATTGCCTGCTCCTGTATAGGAGTAGCATTTTTAAATCCCATGTATTCTATGGCATCCAATAAATCGTAATTAATGCCAAGTTCTTCAAACGTCATTCAATACTTTTAATATATGTGCTTACAAATGTAGTTAAAATAAACTGCACAGTAAGGTTACACAACTTTATGTATGAACCAAACTGTCAACAATTAAAAAGATCATCATAAAAAGGTAAAGGAAGTTGAGTTTGTAGAATGATGGACGCACTTTAAATTCGTCCTGAACAAATACAGCCATAGTGAGCGACGACAGCAGGTAAAAGATGTAAAACATCAGCAGAAACATGATGAGTTTGTTGCCAATAACAAAAAAGATAACCAGAAATGCAGATGCCACTGTTGTAAGAATCCAGGTGTAGGTTACCCGTTTTATTTGTAGTTCGGAAAAAAGCTGGTTCAGGCTGGGCATTTTCGCCAGTTTGTATTGCTCGCCAAACATTAAAAGCAGTAACCAGAAATGCGGAATTTGCCCGATAAAAAAGAAGGCGGCTACCATTA
It contains:
- a CDS encoding spondin domain-containing protein, giving the protein MKALRFTMAAALAVILFTSCEKDELMEPDTKSGMLPEVVPAKMYTITVENISVPYHYFEAGAEFGVTGGDATPPAHPGETITVHFHAGPSHKLSFASMYGASNDWFYAPGDDGIELYPGGSALEGDITSMIYLWDAGTEVDGSTTDEEESNPIGMVSTTEENIEVLLDYNGESMFTLTINVLPGSATPLSPVAWVVHSMDQHPIFTDGELDYGMGLEALAETGNAGPLGEYLEMHSGYVSPVAPVLWAVHAKDEMPIFTNNTADRGEGLELLAETGNPGDLAASLLGMGYHAGAYAIPDGKNSAGPLFPGDKYTFSIDAKPNQYLSIASMLGNSNDIFFAFGDSGIKLNFGNDAQDITHELMLWDAGTEVNEYPGTKSMDEDEGGAVRLLDDGFMYPDVDKIIKVTISKSK
- a CDS encoding DEAD/DEAH box helicase, with protein sequence MTFEELGINYDLLDAIEYMGFKNATPIQEQAIPVILDGEDLIACAQTGTGKTAAFLLPILDLIADLPGGETSTLIIVPTRELAMQIDHQVQGIGYTMGIHSIALYGGGDGDEWGQQKRALTKGADIIIATPGKLISHLNLGYVKFDKIEFLILDEADRMLDIGFYEDITKIISYLPKERQTLMFSATMAPKIRKLASEILNKPKEINIAMSKPAEGVLQAAYLIYDKQKGDLVAHLISENPDYSSVIIFCSTKRVTNELAKRLKKKGFDAEAISSDLEQKDRESVLNGFRSRRIRILVATDVMSRGIDIKDINLVINYDVPGDAEDYVHRVGRTARADSTGVALTLVNEDDMYKFHRIEELIEREVFKIPLPEEFGEGPEWRTPSKGKKNKHGKFHKYKKGTSQHKHRKSYEQKKKQ
- a CDS encoding HAMP domain-containing sensor histidine kinase, translated to MKTKIFNRLYLQVSAIFLLVLFMFTAIALYISVQSSAKYSVEVNQRLNRNLATSTVEVIQPLMKDEIASDEAIADLMHSMMVINPIVEVYLLDPNGKILNYVAPDKVVKLERVNLEPIREFIADPDHSIIYGDDPRNPGEFKTFSAAAIIEDGVLKGYIYIVLASQEYVSAAQTVIGSYILGLSIRSVIIILIISALVGLLAIWLITKKLNPIIDGIQEFKKGNLESRIAVKSEGELDRIALVFNQMADTIEQNIRELEGIDNLRRELISNVSHDLRTPVASIQGYAETLILKEDNISDEERKKYHQIIFKSCGRLQRLVEELFELSKLETNQIELHTEPFSISELVYDIVNKYRILSQKKGINIDTVMAKNVPVVEADISLINRVLQNLIDNAMKFCREGDSIKIEIDTKEPEKVEIRVVDSGPGIKQEDLPNVFQRYFKGRNDENSTGLGLAIVKKIIDLHHSHIRVQSQYGKGAKFIFNLPKAFTA
- a CDS encoding alpha/beta hydrolase-fold protein, whose product is MNQIKIIILLNVLLVSTSLFGQVSEPICIGEKMIFDSKILNQEREIFIKTPENYENTDLDFPVHYVLDGEIIFNSYSAIAELKAQNEEIPEAIIVGIPNIDRGYDLNPKANGVNFLDFITKELIPYIDNKYTTNENRALIGYSMAGNFVIYTLLTGQDLFNIFLSGSPYRLDMYNDELIDSFTRNLKTKKTLYTSIGSSDQAKQLEFFNTFCSQFGQWDNDLLDFKHEVVANRDHDNNFLINWQDGLDYIYRDWTKENDK
- a CDS encoding PocR ligand-binding domain-containing protein; translation: MAAKINILNLVDFEEVNKLLEGFNQSTGFVTAILDLQGNVLSKSGWRHICTHFHRVNLESSKNCTVSDTVLANEMGPVKKYHFYKCLNGLVDVAVPLIIKGEHIANLFSGQFFFEEPNRNYFKKQAKKFGFNEQEYLRALENVPIVSKEKVKIAMDFLLNMTQLISEITLQKLEQEQLNKALMKSEERFRAIVFSSADWVWEIDKDGKYISSSHKSIDFFEVPEEEIIGKTPFDFMPEDEAKRVASIFSEIAAKKQPIKDLENWKIGKNGELICVLTNGLPILNDEGKLVGYRGIDKNITERKLFEKELIKAKEKAEESDRLKSAFLANMSHEIRTPMNGILGFTNLLLNPDLNSEKRENFIKIVHKSGQRMLNTVNDIVEVSKIEAGIISVRNLKIDINKEVEEMVHFFKPEANKKGLNLMIDLLLPDNKRHIETDKDKLDSIISNLIKNAIKYTESGTVKVGCRLNHSFIELYVKDTGIGIPAHRQDAIFNRFEQADIADKMVFEGSGLGLAIAKSYVEMLGGKIWVESKEGIGSTFYITLPVKRHIADNASAEKENSSKYEKPKSLKRKLKILIADDDETSRKYLHLLVSNFGKEIMEAETGGKALELCQKYSDIDLILMDIKMPLMDGYEATHKIRKFNKDVVIIAQTAYALSGDMEKALESGCNDYISKPFEITKVENLLQKYFGKQIQNEQLIQ
- a CDS encoding response regulator transcription factor → MEKALIIEDDKDISELVAIHLADMDLEVDKAFDGKDGLMKALNNQYRFILLDLRLPLLDGFEICKRLRMEKVNTPILMLTSKSEEIDKVLGLEMGADDYISKPFGIRELLARIKAVLRRYDSAQNTNDKEEKEIRFDDLYINVGMRIVELNGNRIELSPKEFDLLIHLASHPGRTYSRMQLLNQIWGYEFEGFEHTVNSHINRLRSKIETNMNEPQYILTTWGVGYKFREN